GGTGATGATGTTGTGGCCGATGCCAATGGTGGCGAGGATCAGGATCGGCTTGATTGCATTGGGCAGTACATGCCGCAACACCACGGCGGCACGATGCCGGCCGAGGGTGGTGGCGGCTTCGACGTAGGGCGCATCGCGCACCACCAGGGTCTGCGCACGCACCATCCGCGCAAAACGCGGGATGCTCGCCACGCCCACCGCGATCAGCGTGATCCACAGGCCCTGGCCCCAGAATGTGATGATCACCAGGGCCAACAGCAGGTCGGGAAACGCCAGCAATACATCGATCAAGCGCATGATCGCGCCATCCAGCAGGCGCGGGCCGAGTCCCGCCGCCAAACCGAGGATGATCCCGGCGCCGAGGCCAATGGCCGTGGACACCAGGCCCATCAACAGTGAAGGGCGTACTCCGTGGATCAAGCGGGCGAGTACATCGCGACCGTTTTCATCGGTGCCCAGCCAGTGGCTGCTGCTGGGTGGCAGGTAGGCGTTGCGGGCAGCGGCGGCCAGTGGGTCGGTGCCGGTCAGCCAATGGGGCACGAGCGCCGCGATCAACAAGCCGATCACAAACAGCCAGGCCAGTGACAAACCGGGGCGAAAAGCGCTCGGCAACGCTAGGGTCAAGCGCCAGGGCAGGGTAGAGGTGCTCATGCCAGGCTCCTCGCATACTGACTCTGCGGGTACGGCAACCCCAAGTGCTCACGCAACGTACTGGCGCTGTACTCATGGCGGAACACCCCGCGCTTGCGCAGCAGCGGCACTACCTCATCGACAAACACCTCGCCCCCCGAGGGAAACATGTCCGGCATGATGTTGAAGCCATCGGCCGCGCCCGCGAGAAACCAATGTTCGAGGGTGTCGGCCACCTGTTCCGGGGTGCCCACCAGCAGCCGATGGCCGACCAGAATGCGCCGGGACAGCTCGCGCACCGTCAGGCCTTCGCGGCGGGCCAGGTTGAGCTGGGCTTCGAGAAACCCTTGGGAGCCTTTTTCATAGGTGCCGACCTCACCGATCCGCGCCCATGGCAGCGGCGCATCCAGTTCCAGCTCTTGAGCCGGGATGCCGATCCGTGCGGCCACTTGCTGAATCAGGCCATGTTCGCCGTGGTAGGCATTGAGTTGATCAAAGCGCGCATGGGCTTCGGCCTCGCTGCTGCCGATCACCGTGGACAGGCCCGGCATGATTTTCAGGTGCTCGGGGTTACGTCCCCATTGCTCAGCGCGCTGCTTCATGTCGCGGTAGAAGTGCAGGCCATCTTCCAGGCTGGTCTGGGTGGTGAAAATTGCATCGGCATAGCGCGAGCCCAGGGCCTTGCCGCCTTCCGACGAGCCTGCCTGCACCAGCACCGGACGGCCCTGGGGTGAGCGGGGCAGGTTCAGCGGGCCCTTGATGGAGAAGTGCTGGCCGACAAAGTCCTGGGTGTGGATCTTGCCGGGGTGCGCATAGCGCCCGGTACCGGCATCGCCGATGATCGCGTCGTCCTCCCAGCTGTCCCAGAGCTTGCACGCGATGTCGATAAATTCCTCGGCGCGACCATAGCGCTGCGCGTGCTGCAGCTGGTTGGCCAGGCCGAAATTCTGCGCGGCGGCGTCAGTGGCGTTGGTCACCACATTCCAGGCCGCGCGGCCCCCGCTGATATGGTCCAGGGAAGCAAAGCGGCGGGCCAGGTTGTAGGGATCGTTATAGGTGCTGGAGGCGGTGGCGATCACGCCGATATGCTGCGTGGCCAGGGCCACGGCGGTCAGCAGGATGGTCGGTTCCAGGCGGCCCACCGGTTGCGTGGCCACGTCGCCCACCAGCGCCGGGCCGTCGGCCAGGAAGATCGCATCCAGGCAGCCACGCTCGCAAATACGCGCGATATTGCGGTAGTACTCCACATCCAGGTAGGCATCGGCCGGCACTTCGCCGACGCGCCAGGCCGCCGCGTGCGCGCCGAAACCGAGGATGTTCATGCCAATGCTCATGTGCTTTTTCATGCAAGTTCCTGGGGTTAGACGGCGCTGGCTTCATCGCGCGCGCTGGCATGCTCGGGGTGGTCGGCCACGGCCTGTTCCTGGGCGGCGCGCCAGGCGGCAGCGGGGCTGACGTCGTTGAGGTAGAAATCGCCCAGGGCCCGTTC
The Pseudomonas hygromyciniae genome window above contains:
- a CDS encoding ABC transporter permease; amino-acid sequence: MSTSTLPWRLTLALPSAFRPGLSLAWLFVIGLLIAALVPHWLTGTDPLAAAARNAYLPPSSSHWLGTDENGRDVLARLIHGVRPSLLMGLVSTAIGLGAGIILGLAAGLGPRLLDGAIMRLIDVLLAFPDLLLALVIITFWGQGLWITLIAVGVASIPRFARMVRAQTLVVRDAPYVEAATTLGRHRAAVVLRHVLPNAIKPILILATIGIGHNIITGAALSFLGFGASPPAPEWGSMLAMGRNYLANAWWLVAWPSVAIILTVVSITAIGRDWLARSEGKSR
- a CDS encoding LLM class flavin-dependent oxidoreductase codes for the protein MKKHMSIGMNILGFGAHAAAWRVGEVPADAYLDVEYYRNIARICERGCLDAIFLADGPALVGDVATQPVGRLEPTILLTAVALATQHIGVIATASSTYNDPYNLARRFASLDHISGGRAAWNVVTNATDAAAQNFGLANQLQHAQRYGRAEEFIDIACKLWDSWEDDAIIGDAGTGRYAHPGKIHTQDFVGQHFSIKGPLNLPRSPQGRPVLVQAGSSEGGKALGSRYADAIFTTQTSLEDGLHFYRDMKQRAEQWGRNPEHLKIMPGLSTVIGSSEAEAHARFDQLNAYHGEHGLIQQVAARIGIPAQELELDAPLPWARIGEVGTYEKGSQGFLEAQLNLARREGLTVRELSRRILVGHRLLVGTPEQVADTLEHWFLAGAADGFNIMPDMFPSGGEVFVDEVVPLLRKRGVFRHEYSASTLREHLGLPYPQSQYARSLA